A window of the Shimia isoporae genome harbors these coding sequences:
- a CDS encoding type II and III secretion system protein family protein, translating to MTYLRFFKAALLGFAVGVVPLVSAPVQAETLRVVRSGTSSTLGVPMNRAVVVESDVPFAELSIANPAIADISSLSDRTIYVLGKSPGRTTLTLLDATGKLITNVEVSVAPDISEFKERLQQILPGEKIEVRTANDGIVLSGVVSSSQRLQRALDLAQRYAPERVSNLMVVGGVQQVMLKVRFAEMQRTVAKSLGAGFSLSDGTSSIATGGFLRGVDDNGNLQLQDGSAGGAIFRFTSGSFSVGILLEALEAKGVVRTLAEPNLTALSGQEAKFLAGGEYPIPVAQDGGEISVEFKPFGVEMNFIPRVVDSDLINLELQAAVSSLDTANGYSDGVRTIAAFKRREAATTVELRDGESFAIAGLLQDDFSDSNSQVPWIGDVPVLGALFRSADFQRSQSELVIIVTAHLVTPTRGEALALPTDRVKPPTEQELFLFGHVTGGEKKQKGAAGEVAKQDFSGSYGYVMD from the coding sequence ATGACATATCTACGTTTTTTCAAGGCGGCCCTGCTGGGCTTCGCCGTGGGGGTCGTGCCGTTGGTATCGGCTCCTGTTCAGGCAGAAACACTGCGCGTTGTGCGTTCAGGCACTTCGTCGACACTGGGCGTTCCCATGAACCGCGCGGTTGTGGTCGAAAGCGACGTTCCCTTTGCGGAATTGTCGATTGCGAACCCCGCCATCGCGGACATTTCGTCTCTGTCCGATCGAACCATCTATGTTCTTGGCAAATCGCCGGGTCGCACGACGCTGACCCTGCTGGATGCCACCGGAAAGCTGATTACGAACGTCGAAGTCAGCGTCGCTCCGGATATTTCCGAATTCAAGGAACGGCTTCAGCAAATCCTTCCAGGAGAGAAGATCGAGGTTCGCACTGCCAACGACGGCATCGTTCTTTCGGGGGTTGTTTCCTCTTCCCAGCGCCTTCAGCGTGCGCTTGATCTGGCACAGCGTTACGCACCTGAACGTGTCTCCAACCTTATGGTTGTTGGCGGCGTACAACAGGTCATGCTCAAAGTTCGCTTCGCAGAAATGCAGCGCACTGTGGCCAAATCGCTTGGAGCGGGTTTCTCGCTCTCCGACGGCACCAGCTCCATCGCGACCGGCGGTTTCCTCCGGGGTGTAGATGACAATGGCAACCTGCAACTGCAAGACGGATCCGCAGGTGGCGCAATCTTCCGTTTCACCTCTGGTTCTTTCTCTGTCGGAATCCTGCTGGAAGCTCTCGAAGCCAAAGGTGTTGTACGCACCCTCGCAGAACCAAACCTGACCGCCCTCTCCGGCCAGGAAGCAAAGTTCCTCGCGGGCGGCGAATACCCCATCCCCGTAGCACAGGACGGCGGCGAAATTTCTGTTGAATTCAAACCGTTTGGCGTCGAGATGAACTTCATCCCGCGTGTTGTTGACAGCGATCTGATCAACCTCGAACTTCAAGCCGCAGTTTCCTCGCTTGATACCGCCAACGGCTATTCAGACGGTGTTCGCACAATCGCAGCCTTTAAACGTCGCGAAGCCGCAACAACCGTTGAACTGCGGGATGGCGAGAGCTTCGCAATTGCAGGTTTGTTGCAGGACGACTTCTCAGACAGCAACTCGCAGGTACCTTGGATTGGCGATGTTCCAGTGCTCGGCGCACTGTTCCGCAGCGCGGACTTCCAGCGTTCGCAATCGGAACTGGTGATCATCGTAACCGCGCACCTTGTTACCCCGACGCGCGGCGAGGCTCTGGCCCTGCCAACCGACCGGGTCAAACCGCCTACAGAACAGGAACTCTTCCTCTTCGGTCACGTGACCGGCGGCGAGAAAAAGCAAAAAGGCGCCGCGGGTGAAGTCGCGAAACAAGACTTCTCCGGCTCCTACGGCTACGTAATGGACTAA
- the cpaB gene encoding Flp pilus assembly protein CpaB — MRAIFAAVLLVGLGIAGFAVYMAQDYINRVESAHAQERAARPAIELVEGFVVSRPMKYGETLEPKDLLRVQWPKKAMPEGMFLKAEEIFPPNDDRRRVILRSMEKGELLIAAKVTKPGQHAGITSRLAPGQRAFTIKVDATSGVSGFLRPGDRVDVLWTGTPSGKRERGEITKLIDANVQIVAIDQSTNEEEEAGRVARTVTVSGTLNQVAALELAQQTGRLSLSLVGATDDSVSAAVEIDQHQLLGIVEEEVIEEVVEVEEERVCTIRTRKGAEVVQIPIPCTN; from the coding sequence ATGCGAGCGATTTTTGCTGCTGTCTTGCTAGTGGGTCTCGGGATCGCGGGTTTTGCGGTCTACATGGCCCAGGACTACATCAACCGGGTCGAATCCGCACATGCGCAGGAACGGGCGGCACGCCCAGCTATCGAACTCGTCGAAGGCTTTGTGGTCTCTCGTCCGATGAAATACGGCGAAACGCTTGAGCCCAAGGATCTTTTGCGCGTCCAGTGGCCCAAGAAAGCCATGCCCGAGGGCATGTTCCTGAAAGCCGAAGAGATCTTTCCGCCCAATGACGACCGTCGTCGCGTAATCCTGCGCAGCATGGAAAAAGGCGAGCTTCTGATCGCGGCAAAAGTGACCAAGCCTGGCCAACATGCGGGCATCACGTCTCGCCTCGCGCCCGGCCAACGTGCCTTCACGATCAAAGTCGACGCGACCTCAGGCGTGTCAGGCTTCCTCCGTCCCGGCGACCGTGTGGACGTACTGTGGACCGGAACACCGAGCGGCAAGCGCGAGCGCGGCGAAATCACCAAACTGATCGACGCCAACGTTCAGATCGTGGCCATCGACCAATCCACCAACGAGGAAGAAGAGGCTGGCCGCGTTGCGCGCACCGTGACCGTTTCCGGTACTCTTAACCAGGTCGCCGCACTGGAACTTGCCCAGCAAACCGGCCGCCTGTCGCTGAGCCTTGTCGGCGCGACCGATGACTCCGTATCCGCGGCCGTCGAAATCGACCAGCACCAGCTGCTCGGCATAGTCGAAGAAGAGGTCATCGAGGAAGTGGTCGAGGTGGAAGAAGAGCGCGTCTGCACCATCCGCACCCGCAAGGGCGCCGAGGTTGTGCAGATCCCGATCCCCTGCACCAACTGA
- a CDS encoding OmpA family protein, producing the protein MFKKIAALAVLFVSACSDGDGAFVPSFYREAGAVIDTESFGAAVNNNIGVHNGERSYVLSLATRFAEEVDSTVNFEFDSAVVDATAMPILNEQANWIRQFPEVRFRVYGHTDAVGSAGYNKALGMRRARAVVNYLVSQGVERNRLEAVVSLGKTQPLIVTQGRERKNRRTVTEVTGFVDRHPTVLDGKYAQIIYRDYVASGVPRSGLSGLSSGSEEGG; encoded by the coding sequence ATGTTCAAGAAAATTGCAGCCCTGGCCGTCCTCTTTGTAAGCGCATGCTCAGATGGTGACGGTGCCTTTGTACCGTCGTTCTATCGCGAAGCAGGTGCCGTGATTGACACCGAGAGTTTCGGTGCAGCCGTTAACAACAATATTGGTGTTCACAACGGCGAACGCAGCTACGTTCTGTCTCTGGCAACCCGCTTTGCAGAAGAAGTCGACAGCACCGTTAACTTCGAGTTCGACAGCGCTGTCGTTGACGCAACAGCCATGCCGATCCTGAACGAACAGGCAAACTGGATCCGTCAGTTCCCCGAAGTGCGCTTCCGGGTTTATGGCCATACAGATGCCGTCGGTAGCGCAGGCTACAACAAGGCCCTCGGCATGCGTCGCGCGCGTGCCGTGGTAAACTATCTCGTGTCACAAGGTGTAGAGCGTAACCGCCTCGAAGCTGTGGTGTCGCTTGGCAAAACGCAGCCATTGATCGTCACTCAGGGCCGCGAACGCAAAAACCGCCGCACGGTGACCGAAGTTACAGGTTTTGTTGACCGTCATCCTACAGTCCTGGACGGCAAGTATGCTCAAATTATCTACCGTGATTACGTCGCAAGCGGCGTACCGAGGTCAGGTCTTTCGGGTCTGTCTTCCGGATCTGAAGAAGGCGGATGA
- a CDS encoding lytic transglycosylase domain-containing protein, whose amino-acid sequence MAVVRAFFVLALGLLWAIPVIAESPPPFPDFNAKRVKPPKAGQAKRITVQIAPTASVSASVAAVPQLDASGAIDIATGAYPWFWSKVSPALAESGPGRLESALVTLRNAPAGAGVSTPRLDDLRETIDAYGTDILLATIGTQVSPALALAVITVESSGRSDAVSSAGAQGLMQLMPATAERFGVNDALVAKDNIGGGVRFLDYLMEEFEQDPILVLAGYNAGENSIPEHDGVPPYPETRDYVPKVLAAFQVARALCVTPPELISDGCVFARP is encoded by the coding sequence ATGGCGGTTGTTCGCGCGTTTTTTGTATTGGCGCTTGGACTCTTGTGGGCGATTCCAGTGATCGCAGAGTCGCCGCCGCCCTTTCCAGACTTTAACGCCAAGAGGGTGAAGCCGCCCAAAGCAGGACAGGCAAAACGCATTACTGTTCAAATCGCACCAACTGCGTCTGTCAGCGCTTCTGTCGCTGCGGTTCCGCAACTCGACGCCAGTGGTGCTATTGATATTGCAACGGGTGCTTACCCCTGGTTCTGGTCCAAGGTTTCGCCTGCTTTGGCGGAAAGCGGACCCGGTCGGCTAGAATCGGCCTTGGTGACTTTGCGCAATGCCCCCGCGGGAGCCGGCGTGTCAACGCCGCGGTTGGACGATTTGCGCGAGACGATTGACGCCTACGGCACCGATATACTTCTCGCCACAATCGGGACGCAGGTGTCGCCGGCTTTGGCGCTGGCGGTGATAACGGTTGAATCAAGCGGTCGCAGCGATGCGGTGAGCTCTGCGGGAGCGCAGGGGCTGATGCAGCTGATGCCCGCAACGGCGGAGAGGTTCGGCGTGAACGATGCTTTGGTTGCCAAGGATAATATTGGCGGCGGCGTGCGGTTTCTGGACTACTTGATGGAAGAGTTCGAACAGGACCCAATTCTGGTTCTGGCCGGATACAATGCCGGGGAAAACTCCATTCCTGAACACGACGGCGTGCCGCCCTATCCAGAAACCCGCGACTATGTGCCAAAGGTACTGGCAGCGTTTCAAGTAGCGCGCGCCCTGTGTGTGACACCACCTGAACTGATTTCTGATGGGTGTGTTTTCGCGCGGCCTTGA